A part of Astyanax mexicanus isolate ESR-SI-001 chromosome 2, AstMex3_surface, whole genome shotgun sequence genomic DNA contains:
- the gpr37a gene encoding prosaposin receptor GPR37, giving the protein MGIQMKRLFCLLVCCELSSLLNGSPNLSCRDCEQSSSSENLLSSRTRPENLLSSRTRPDERLSFRTRLEDLLSSRTRPEDLLAYRTSTKDLLSSTTSPEDLPQRDASYLQAQRSSSRPLLQKEPSSHPRHKRGTSTDPEPASADHSDAQKLVETLPKPLAQNQSTFSPGDFTLDNGLFTVPEGDYQDFTPLVPLSTRPKTPGVKNPFYPLTGDSYGAYAIMFISIIIFTVGIIGNIAIMCIVCHNYYMRSISNSLLANLALWDFLIVFFCLPLVIFHELTKDWLLGEFSCKIVPYIEVASLGVTTFTLCALCIDRFRAASNVQMYYEMIENCASTAAKLAVIWIGALLLALPELLIHQLVREEREPPEVTPCERCVVRISTALPDTLYVLGLTYNGARLWWYFGCYFCLPTIFTIISSVVTAQKIRKAERVSVRGNRKQIQLESQMNCMVVALAILYGFCAIPENICNIMSVYMAAGVPRRTLDIMHLVSQMLLFCKSAVTPVLLLALCKPFGRAFLDCCCCCWEECGPPKSSTATSDDNEHECTTELELSPFSTMRRETSTYTAAGTHC; this is encoded by the exons ATGGGGATACAAATGAAGAGATTGTTTTGTCTGCTGGTGTGTTGTGAACTTTCTTCACTCCTAAACGGGAGTCCAAATTTGAGCTGTAGAGATTGTGAGCAGAGCAGCAGCTCTGAGAACCTGTTAAGTTCCAGAACTAGACCTGAAAACCTGCTGAGTTCCAGAACTAGACCGGATGAGCGGCTGAGTTTTAGAACTAGACTAGAGGACCTGCTGAGTTCCAGAACTAGACCTGAAGACCTACTGGCTTACAGAACCAGCACTAAGGACCTGCTGAGTTCCACAACTAGCCCAGAGGACCTCCCTCAGAGAGATGCTAGTTATCTTCAAGCCCAGCGGTCCTCCAGCCGCCCACTCCTGCAGAAGGAGCCAAGTTCACATCCTCGGCACAAACGTGGAACCAGCACGGACCCTGAGCCCGCCTCAGCAGACCACAGTGATGCTCAGAAGTTGGTGGAAACCCTCCCTAAGCCCCTCGCCCAGAACCAGTCCACATTCTCCCCCGGTGACTTCACTCTGGATAACGGTTTATTTACTGTACCAGAGGGCGACTACCAAGACTTCACCCCGCTAGTGCCCCTCAGCACCCGGCCCAAGACCCCCGGGGTTAAAAACCCCTTCTACCCGCTCACAGGAGACTCGTACGGGGCGTACGCCATCATGTTCATCTCCATTATCATCTTCACAGTGGGGATAATCGGAAACATAGCAATCATGTGCATAGTCTGCCATAATTACTACATGCGGAGCATTTCCAACTCGCTGCTCGCCAACCTGGCCCTGTGGGATTTCCTCATAGTCTTCTTCTGTTTACCTCTGGTGATCTTTCATGAGCTCACCAAGGACTGGCTGCTCGGAGAGTTCTCCTGTAAAATAGTTCCTTATATTGAG GTGGCTTCCCTGGGCGTAACTACCTTCACTCTCTGCGCCCTGTGTATCGACCGGTTCCGTGCGGCCTCCAACGTGCAGATGTATTACGAGATGATTGAGAACTGTGCCTCCACTGCGGCTAAACTCGCAGTCATCTGGATAGGAGCTCTGCTGCTGGCTCTGCCTGAGCTATTGATTCACCAGCTGGTGAGAGAGGAGCGCGAGCCCCCGGAGGTGACCCCCTGCGAGCGCTGCGTGGTCCGCATCTCCACCGCACTTCCGGACACTCTGTATGTTTTGGGCCTCACCTACAATGGCGCCCGTCTCTGGTGGTATTTTGGTTGCTACTTCTGCCTGCCCACCATCTTCACTATTATCAGCTCGGTGGTAACGGCGCAGAAGATCCGCAAGGCTGAGCGAGTCAGTGTGCGGGGGAACCGTAAGCAGATCCAGCTGGAGAGCCAGATGAACTGTATGGTGGTGGCACTGGCCATCCTCTACGGCTTCTGTGCCATTCCTGAAAACATCTGCAACATCATGTCCGTGTACATGGCGGCGGGGGTGCCGCGCCGCACCCTGGATATTATGCACCTGGTCAGTCAGATGCTGCTGTTCTGCAAGTCAGCGGTCACACCGGTGCTGCTGCTGGCCTTATGCAAACCCTTCGGTAGAGCTTTCctggactgctgctgctgctgctgggaggAGTGCGGCCCACCAAAGTCGTCCACGGCCACCAGTGACGATAATGAACACGAGTGCACCACAGAACTGGAGCTTTCACCCTTCAGCACCATGCGCAGGGAAACATCTACCTACACTGCTGCAGGCACACACTGCTAG